In Verrucomicrobiota bacterium, the genomic stretch GAAACAGGTAGCTGGCCGCATCAAGCTGGAGCTGGCCCAGTACCGTGAACTGGCGGCGTTCGCCCAGTTCGGTTCGGACCTCGATGCCAAAACCCAGGCGCAACTCGAACGCGGCAAACGGATCGTTGAAGTGTTCAAGCAGAGGCAGTACAACCCCATCCCGGAGGAAGTCCAAGTGGCGGTGTTGTGGACGGTGCAGAACGGACTGATGGATGATGTACCAGTGGAAAAAATTAAGGATTTCCAGCTCAAACTGACCGAGACTCTGACCAACCGCAAGAGCGAATTGCTCGCCCGGATCGCCAAAGAAAAGGCCATGAGCGATGTGCTGGTGACCGACCTCAAGGCGGCAGTCACCGAATTCAAGCAAACCTACCGCTAAGCTGATTCATGCCCAGCACTCGCGACATACGCCGACGAATCAAGTCGGTCAAGAACACGGCGCAGATCACCAAAGCCATGCAAATGGTGGCGGCCTCCAAGATGCGCAAGGCCCAGCAATCCGCGCTGGCCGGGCGCCCCTACGCCGAGTTGATGAACCGCGTGATGGCCGAGGTCAACCATCATTGCAGTGATTTCCAGCATCCGCTCATGGAGGAGCGTCCGGTGCATAAAACCGCCGTCATTGTGGTCACCAGTGATCGCGGGCTTTGCGGCGCGCTGAACGGCAACCTGCTGCGGGAGTTGGCCAAATACGATCAGTCCAAAACGGTATTCATCGCCGCCGGACGCAAAGGGGCGCAATTCATCGGGCGCACCCGCCGCAACCTAGTCGGAGAATTCACGTACAAGGACACTCCGTTGTTTGGCGAAGCCCGAGCCATCGCCAAATTCGCGACTGAACTGTTCCTCAAACGCGAGGTGGACCGGGTGGAAGTGTTGTTCACCAATTATATCAGCACGCTGAACCAGCGCCCGGAAGCGCACACCCTGCTGCCAGCGGGCGCAGTGACGGTCGTATCCTCCGATTTTCACGGGGAGATCGCCAAGGTTCAACCCGCCAAGAGCGACTTGGAATTTATGTTTGAACCCTCGGCGGAAAAGGTGTTCGAAAGCATTCTGCCGCACTATTTGAATTACCAGATTTATCAGTATTTGCTGGAAGCCAAGGCAAGCGAGCACAGCGCACGCATGGTGGCCATGAAAAATGCCACCGACAACGCCAAACAGCTCATCAAGGCGCTCACGCTCCAGTACAACAAATTGCGCCAGTCCAACATCACCCGGGAACTGCTGGAAATCAGCAGCGCCGCCATGTCGTTGGGCTGACCTCAAACATTTTAACACGCATGAACAAAGGCAAAATCGTTCAAATCATCGGTCCGGTCGTGGACGTCGAGTTTCCGGCGGGCAGCCTGCCCGCGCTCTACAACGCCCTGACCGTCGAATGCACCGTGTGGGGGCAGAAGCAGAAGCTCACGCTCGAAATCGAACAGCACCTCGGCAACAACTGGGTGCGCGCCGTCGCCATGGGCTCCACCGAGGGGCTCAAACGCGGCCTCGAAGTCACCGACACCGGCAGCTACATCTCCATGCCCGTCGGCGACGCCGTCATGGGCCGCGTCTTTAACGTCGTGGGCGAGCCCGTGGATGAACGCGGACCGGTCAAGGCGGAAAAGTATTATCCCATTCACCGCGCCGCGCCGCCACTGATGGATCAATCCACCAGCCCGCAGATTTTGACCACCGGCATCAAGGTTATTGACCTCATCTGCCCCTTCCTTAAAGGCGGCAAGGTCGGCGCGTTCGGCGGCGCCGGCGTCGGCAAGACCGTGGTGATCATGGAACTCATCAACAACATCGCCAAGCAGCACGGTGGCTATTCCGTGTTTGCGGGCGTGGGGGAGCGCACCCGTGAAGGCAACGACCTCTATCACGAAATGTCCGAGGCGGGCGTCATCAACCAGAAGAATCTCGAAAAATCCAAGGTGGCGCTGGTGTACGGCCAGATGAACGAGCCACCCGGAGCCCGTTTGCGCGTGGCGCTCTCCGGTCTCGCCGTCACCGAGTATTTCCGCGATGAGAAGAACCAGGACGTGTTGCTGTTCATTGACAACATTTTCCGGTTCTCGCAAGCGGGCTCGGAAGTATCGGCGCTGCTCGGGCGCACGCCCAGCGCGGTGGGTTATCAACCCACCCTCGCGGCGGAAATGGGCGACCTCCAGGAGCGCATCACCTCGACCAAGAAGGGTTCGATCACCTCCTTCCAGGCGGTGTATGTGCCGGCGGACGACTTGACCGACCCCGCCCCGGCGACCACGTTCGCCCACTTGGACGCAACCATCGTGCTGGAACGTTCCATTGCGGAACTGGGCATTTACCCGGCCGTGGATCCCCTGTCCTCGACCTCCCGGGCGCTCGCGCCGGAAATCGTGGGACAGGAACATTACGATGTGGCCCGCGGCGTACAGCGCGTGCTGCAACGATACAAGGATCTCCAGGACATCATCGCCATTTTGGGCATGGATGAATTGTCGCCGGACGACAAGCTCACCGTGTTCCGGGCGCGCAAAATTCAGCGTTTCCTCAGCCAGCCGTTCTCCGTGGCCGAAGTGTTCACCGGTCATGCGGGCAAACAGGTGCCCGTGGCGGAAACCGTGCGCGGCTTCAAGGAAATCCTCGAAGGCAAGCATGACGATGTGAACGAAGGCAACTTCTACATGAAGGGCGGCATTGACGAAATTCGTCAATAATCCGCACTGATTTCCATGCCAGACACCTTTAAATTGGAAATTGTGACGCCGGAAGGCGTGATCTGCTCCGAGCAGGTGGAAATGCTCACCCTGCCTGGCGTCGAGGGCGAGATGGGGATTTACCCCATGCACGTGCCGCTGATGACCCAGATCGAGCCGGGCGAACTGACGTGGATCAAGAATGGCCAGGAGCATTTGCTCGCCGTGGGCGAAGGCTTTGTGGAAATCACCGGCGAACATGTGGCGATCATGACGGATATGGCGATCGAGGCGGATTCCATTGATGAAGCCGCCGCCGAGGAAGCCAGGCGACGTGCCGAAGGACGTCTCCAAGAGAAAATCTCCGAGGAAGAACTGGCCGCCGTGCAAGCGTCGCTGGTGCGCATCACTGCCCAATTGCACGTCAAACGCCACCGTCGTGGTCAGCATCATTAATTACTTGTAAGAACCGCTTGACGGGGTGATACCGTTTCGTTATAGTATATCAGAGCATTGGATGTAGCAGGTCTGGCATGAACCAGTTTGTCGCCCTTGTGTACGCGGGGTTGTGGTTTGTCACATGCATGAGCCCTGCGTGTCCGTAGTATCGGAGTACACTATGGCAAGCGGCAAAGTAAAATGGTTTGATAACCGGCGAGGCTACGGTTTTATCGTTAACGAATCGGGCAAAGATGTATTCGTGCATCACACCTCGATCCAAGGCGAAGGGTTTCATACCCTTCAGGAGGGAGAAGAGGTGCGCTATGAACTCGAAGACTCCGGCAAAGGCCCCAAGGCCAATCAAGTACAACGGCTTATGGCCAAGCCCGCACCACGCCCGACCGTACAAGCGAATGACCGCCAGTTCTGATCAAACCCGTCAAAGGATGGCCGCCTCGTGACGGCGGCATCCACCACAGCGCCCGGTTCCTCCCCGCCACCGGTCAGGAGCCTATATGTTCATGTGCCGTTCTGCGCGCACAAATGTGAGTATTGCGCCTTTTTCTCCGCTCCCCCGCAAGGCGATCAGATCAACGAGTATGTTACCGCCCTCACCCGGGAACTGGAACTGGTGGCCCCGCAATTGCAGCCCGACACCGTCTATTTTGGCGGCGGCACCCCTTCCCTGCTGAACTTGCGGCAATGGACAACCATTTTTGAAGCCATGCGTCGGCTGGACTTGCACGGAGCCGCCGAGTGGACGGTGGAATGCAATCCCGCCACGGTTTCCCCGGATAAGGCACGCCTGTTTCGCGATTACGGCGTCAACCGTATTTCCTTGGGCGTACAGTCCCTTGACGAACAGCTTTTGGAACGGTTGGGGCGCGTTCACGCCCGCGAGATGGTGTTTCAGTCCTTCGAGGTTTTCCGTAAAGCCGGGTTTGACAATGTGAACGTGGACCTGATGTTCGCCATTCCCAGTCAGACCATGGAAATCTGGCGACGCACGCTGGATGAAGTGCTCGCGCTGCAAAGTGAACACCTGAGTTGCTACGAAGTCATCTACGAGGAGGACACCCCACTGTATGCCCAATTGCAGGCCGAGCAATTCAGCATGGATGAGGACCGGGCCTGCGATATGTACGAAGAGTTAATCACCCGTTCCGCCGAACATGGGTTTCATCAATATGAAGTGGCCAACTTCGCCCGGCATCTCGGTGGTGGCGGCTTTCGGATTCCCGACCGCGCCTGCCGGCACAATGTCAATTACTGGCGGGGAGGGACGTTTTACGGACTGGGGCCATCTGCCAGCAGTTTTGTGGACCAAGTACGCACCCGCAACCATGCCAATACCACCCTCTACTGTCAGGAACTCGCGGGCGGACGGCGCGCCATCGAATCGCGCGATGAACTGCCGCCACTGGCACGCGCGGGAGAAATTGCGGGTTTTGGACTGCGTATGACGGCAGGCTGGTATTTCGATGAGTTTCAAGCCGTCACCGGCTTCGATTTACGAGAGCATTGGACCGAAGAAATGAGCCGGCTGGTATCGCTGGAGTATGCGCGACAGGATGACCTCGGTTTTCGGCTGACCGCGCGCGGTTTGCGCTACGCCGACTGGGTGGTGGAACTGTTTCTGCGCTGATTGACCGGTAATGAAAAAAATGTTTTCAGATCACAATTTTTATGCTGCCGCGATCCAACTCCACCAAAAACATCATGCCAGAACAAGATGCTGGCTTTTAACCTGAAGCGACCGCGTTGCGAATTCCAGGCAGGCCAAAAAATCTTCCCGTTCCAAATCCGGAAATTCCTTTAACAAATCGTCAATCGTGTCGCCGGCGGCCATATATTCAAGCAGGGACTCGACGGGGTACCGCAGATTGCGCACCACCGGCTTCCCATGACAGATTTCCGGGTTGATTGTTATACGCGATAGCAGCGACTTCATGACGGAAGTTAGTCCTATAATCCACATAATGTCAAGCGCGCGGCGCGCGGTTTGCGCTACGCCGACTGGGTGGTGGAACTGTTTCTGCGCTGATTGAATCCGCCGTTTAGCGT encodes the following:
- the atpG gene encoding ATP synthase F1 subunit gamma, with protein sequence MPSTRDIRRRIKSVKNTAQITKAMQMVAASKMRKAQQSALAGRPYAELMNRVMAEVNHHCSDFQHPLMEERPVHKTAVIVVTSDRGLCGALNGNLLRELAKYDQSKTVFIAAGRKGAQFIGRTRRNLVGEFTYKDTPLFGEARAIAKFATELFLKREVDRVEVLFTNYISTLNQRPEAHTLLPAGAVTVVSSDFHGEIAKVQPAKSDLEFMFEPSAEKVFESILPHYLNYQIYQYLLEAKASEHSARMVAMKNATDNAKQLIKALTLQYNKLRQSNITRELLEISSAAMSLG
- the atpD gene encoding F0F1 ATP synthase subunit beta; the encoded protein is MNKGKIVQIIGPVVDVEFPAGSLPALYNALTVECTVWGQKQKLTLEIEQHLGNNWVRAVAMGSTEGLKRGLEVTDTGSYISMPVGDAVMGRVFNVVGEPVDERGPVKAEKYYPIHRAAPPLMDQSTSPQILTTGIKVIDLICPFLKGGKVGAFGGAGVGKTVVIMELINNIAKQHGGYSVFAGVGERTREGNDLYHEMSEAGVINQKNLEKSKVALVYGQMNEPPGARLRVALSGLAVTEYFRDEKNQDVLLFIDNIFRFSQAGSEVSALLGRTPSAVGYQPTLAAEMGDLQERITSTKKGSITSFQAVYVPADDLTDPAPATTFAHLDATIVLERSIAELGIYPAVDPLSSTSRALAPEIVGQEHYDVARGVQRVLQRYKDLQDIIAILGMDELSPDDKLTVFRARKIQRFLSQPFSVAEVFTGHAGKQVPVAETVRGFKEILEGKHDDVNEGNFYMKGGIDEIRQ
- the atpC gene encoding ATP synthase F1 subunit epsilon; the encoded protein is MPDTFKLEIVTPEGVICSEQVEMLTLPGVEGEMGIYPMHVPLMTQIEPGELTWIKNGQEHLLAVGEGFVEITGEHVAIMTDMAIEADSIDEAAAEEARRRAEGRLQEKISEEELAAVQASLVRITAQLHVKRHRRGQHH
- a CDS encoding cold shock domain-containing protein, with amino-acid sequence MASGKVKWFDNRRGYGFIVNESGKDVFVHHTSIQGEGFHTLQEGEEVRYELEDSGKGPKANQVQRLMAKPAPRPTVQANDRQF
- the hemW gene encoding radical SAM family heme chaperone HemW; amino-acid sequence: MTAASTTAPGSSPPPVRSLYVHVPFCAHKCEYCAFFSAPPQGDQINEYVTALTRELELVAPQLQPDTVYFGGGTPSLLNLRQWTTIFEAMRRLDLHGAAEWTVECNPATVSPDKARLFRDYGVNRISLGVQSLDEQLLERLGRVHAREMVFQSFEVFRKAGFDNVNVDLMFAIPSQTMEIWRRTLDEVLALQSEHLSCYEVIYEEDTPLYAQLQAEQFSMDEDRACDMYEELITRSAEHGFHQYEVANFARHLGGGGFRIPDRACRHNVNYWRGGTFYGLGPSASSFVDQVRTRNHANTTLYCQELAGGRRAIESRDELPPLARAGEIAGFGLRMTAGWYFDEFQAVTGFDLREHWTEEMSRLVSLEYARQDDLGFRLTARGLRYADWVVELFLR
- a CDS encoding DUF433 domain-containing protein, which translates into the protein MKSLLSRITINPEICHGKPVVRNLRYPVESLLEYMAAGDTIDDLLKEFPDLEREDFLACLEFATRSLQVKSQHLVLA